AATCATTGGCTTGTTTTTGTTCCGCCTCCATTTTCTGGAACTGCTGAATCACTTTCCGGGTCTCTGCTTCCATGGCCTGGGGAAATTCATCCATGGCCTGCTCCAGCGTCGTGGCTTTCAGCCGGGCTTGAATCGGAACCGGGCCATGGGGGGTGCCCAGCTGGGTGTTTCCCACAAAGACGGTTTCTCTGGAAGGATCGTTTGACCCGTCCGGAAGAATCGGGGTTAATTTCTGAATATTGGCAATTTTCAGATCTGTGATGGTTTCTTCCCGGTAAAGGTGTGTTCTGTCTACCTGAAAATCGATGTTGATGGGATTGCCGCCGTTACCGCTCATGATAAACTCCTTAAAAAAAATAAAAATAAATGATGATAAAAACCCCGGGTGTTTGATCCGGGTGCCACATTAAAATTTTGTCAAAAAGGGCAGAAAGGGGATGGATCGGTCAGATACAGCGAAACCCGTTATCTGCGGTTGACCAGGTAAATGCCTGCGCCCACCATGGCCAGGGCGCACAAAAGATAAATCGTCACGGTTTCCCCCAAAAGCCATGACCCTGCCAGGACACCGAACAGCGGTGTCAGAAACGTGAACGGCGCCAGCCGGGAGACCGGATAGGTGCGGATCAGCCAGAACCAGGTCACATAGGTGAAAAACGCCACCCAGACAGTCTGATAGATCAGGCTTGAGATCACCAGAGGGGTCAGGGTCTGAACCGGCGGTTCGCCCAGAAATATGGACGCAACCGGCAGAATAACCGCAGATACACCGAGCTGATACAGCAGTACTTTGCCCGGATAAACCTTTGCCAGCGGGCTTGCCTTGATCACCACGGTGGTGGCTCCCCAGAACACGGCCGCCCCCATCAGCATGACATCTCCTTTGATCATCCCCGGGTCGGGCAGATTCAGGGATTCATGAAACGCCACCAGAATGCCGGCAAATGCCAGCACCATTCCGATGATCTGGATTCGGGACAGGTATTCTGCCCGGATGAACAAATGGGCGCCCAAGGCCACCACAAACGGGGATGTATTCAAAAAAATGGTGGATCGGGAGGCATTGGTGAACTCAAGCCCCCAATAGATCAGAACAAATTCAGCTGAGAACAGCAATCCGCAGATGAGTCCGCACAGCAGGGTGCCATCTTTTTCCAGCAAAGATTTTTTTTTGATGGTCATCCATACCAGCATCAGGCAGGTGGCGCCCATGGATCGGATGCCGGCCTGGAGCACGGGCGGTATGTCGGCAACGGCCGCTTTAATGGCCACCTGGTTCAATCCCCAGGAGGCGCACAAAATGATCAGCAGGGCCATGGCCCTGATATCGATGGTGGATGTATCCGGTTTCATGGTACGGGGTTATACTTGAATGGCGCACAGAAATCCAGGGTTTATGTCCCGGCATCCGTCCCTTTTTTGGGCCGGCCGTTTTTTTTTCAGGGCTGTTGCAATCAGTCATAACTGCCTTATGTTCATGTCAAGGTGGTGTAAAACAGAACACCATCTTGATTTTATTTAAAAAAAAATGCCAAAGAGGTGACTTATGGTCGATTTATTGAATATAAAAGCAAGAGAATGCTGTGTCCGGGAAAAAAATCGTCTGGTCAAAAAACTCCGAAACTGTGATTCAACATCTAAAAATCCGGAAGAGCGGCATCAGTGTTACCGGTCGGCCGCACTCAAAAGCGGCTCAAATTCCAGACATTGCCTGATTTCAGCCATGTGATCCATAGATGATCCCATGGCCGGGCATTTGATTTCAACGTTGAATTGAAAGATAAAGGGCGGTTCGCTTTCGGGCGGACCGCCCTTTTTGTATGCACGGGGTCCGGGCGGGTTGTGAAAAAAAACAACTATACCAGCCCCGTGGCTTCATCCAGGCCCAAATGGATGTTCATGCACTGGACGGCGGCACCGGAAGCCCCTTTGCCCAGGTTGTCAATGCGGGTGATCACCGCCATCTGCTCAGGATTGCCGAACACGAATATATCGGCCCGGTTGGTATTGTTGCACCCTTGCACATCAAAAAATCCATTGTCCAGATTATTGGCATCGTCAAAGGGAAACACCCGGATAAACGGCTCATCCTGGTAATATCGGGCAAGCAGTTGCCGGATGTCTGCCGGGGTCACTTTTTTTGTCAAAAGGCGCGTGTGAACAAACGTGGTCACGGCCAGGCCTTTGTAAAAATCAGCCACCACGGGCGTGAAGACAGGTGCCGCAGTCAGTCCGGTTCTCACCGTCATTTCCGGCAGATGCTTGTGAACCAGGCCCAGGGCATAGTGCCGCGGGCTGTCCAAAGAAGGGGTATGAAGTTGTTCATAGGCCGTGATCAGCTTTTTGCCCCCACCGCTGTAACCCGTGATGGAGTAGCAGCAGGCCGGGTAGTCCGGTGGCATGATGCCGGCTTTGATCAAGGGATGCACCCCCAGCACAAACGCGGTGGCATGGCATCCCGGGTTGGCGATTTTTTTGGATTTTTTCAAAAGATCCCGCTGTTCAGGCGCGATTTCCGGCAGTCCATACACCCAGTCCGGGTGGGTTCTGAATGCCGTGCTGGCGTCGATGATGCAGGTGTCTGCATTTGTGACCAAAGACGCCGATTCTCTGGAAGCCGCATCCGGCAGGCATAGAAATGTCACATCCGACTGGTTGATTAATTTTTGTCTTTCCCGGGGGTCTTTGCGAAGATCAGCATCGATTTCAAGCAGTTCAATATCTTTGCGCGATGACAGATAATCGATGATCTGCAATCCCGTGGTTCCTTCCCGGCCGTCGACAAACACCTTAAAAGCCATGCCTTTTCCTTTTTTCCCGCATGGGGGTGCGGGTCCATTTTTGTGTAAAAATTTAACTTATACGTATTTCAGGATAAAAAATAAACCCTTGTTCCGGAGAAAGGGGGGATAAGACACATTTGAAATGATTGAAATCGCGGCCATGATCCTGTATACCGTATATCAGGCGGGTTACAAACAAAAGATGTGATTCAGACCGTTCCTGTTTTGATCATATCTTTTTCAATGTGTATAAAGGAACATCTCCATGAAAAAAGTGTTTTTGCTGACTTTATCCGGGCTGGGAATATTGATTCTGGTGGCAGTGGCTGGGGCGGTCATTGTTTTGAATCTGGATCCGAACCGGTATAAGGACTATGTCGCAAAAAAGGTGAGTCAGCAGGTGGGCCGGACCTTTGAGATCCAGGGGGACTTGCGTGTGAAATATTATCCCTGGCTGCATCTGGAGATGTCCAAAATTTTTCTGGAAAACGCGCCGGGATTCGGGGATGGGCCCATGTTGACGGCTGATTATGCCATGGTCCGGGTCAAGACATTGCCGTTGCTGAAAAAACAGATCGAAATGGACACCCTGGTGCTTGAAGGGGCGCAGGTCCATCTGGCCAGAAACCAGGCCGGCATGGCCAATTGGAAAACTCAGGGCGGTTCGCCCGATAAAACAAAGCCGCACAAACCGTCCGCTGCATCGTCGAAAAAAAAAATTGACCTGAAAAACCTGGCCGTGCTGCTGAACGGCGGGGTGCGCATTCAAGATGCCCGTTTCAGTTTTGACGACCGGTCCACAGGGAAAAAATATACCCTCACCGATCTGAATCTGACAACAGGCAAAGTGGTGCCGGGCGCTCCCGTGGACTGGCAGCTGACTTTCAACGGTACGGGCACGTCCCCAAAGATTTCCGGAAATGCCGGACTTGAGGGAACCCTTGTTTTTGATCTGGGTTCCGGTCAGTATCAGATCGATCCCATG
Above is a window of Desulfotignum balticum DSM 7044 DNA encoding:
- a CDS encoding DMT family transporter; protein product: MKPDTSTIDIRAMALLIILCASWGLNQVAIKAAVADIPPVLQAGIRSMGATCLMLVWMTIKKKSLLEKDGTLLCGLICGLLFSAEFVLIYWGLEFTNASRSTIFLNTSPFVVALGAHLFIRAEYLSRIQIIGMVLAFAGILVAFHESLNLPDPGMIKGDVMLMGAAVFWGATTVVIKASPLAKVYPGKVLLYQLGVSAVILPVASIFLGEPPVQTLTPLVISSLIYQTVWVAFFTYVTWFWLIRTYPVSRLAPFTFLTPLFGVLAGSWLLGETVTIYLLCALAMVGAGIYLVNRR
- the argC gene encoding N-acetyl-gamma-glutamyl-phosphate reductase, with protein sequence MAFKVFVDGREGTTGLQIIDYLSSRKDIELLEIDADLRKDPRERQKLINQSDVTFLCLPDAASRESASLVTNADTCIIDASTAFRTHPDWVYGLPEIAPEQRDLLKKSKKIANPGCHATAFVLGVHPLIKAGIMPPDYPACCYSITGYSGGGKKLITAYEQLHTPSLDSPRHYALGLVHKHLPEMTVRTGLTAAPVFTPVVADFYKGLAVTTFVHTRLLTKKVTPADIRQLLARYYQDEPFIRVFPFDDANNLDNGFFDVQGCNNTNRADIFVFGNPEQMAVITRIDNLGKGASGAAVQCMNIHLGLDEATGLV